GAGAAGATCATCCGCGGGTCGGATTTGGATCGGGAAGAAGCCCGCGATCTGATGTGCCAAATCGTCGGCGGTGAGCTTTCCGACGTCGAAATAGCCGGCATCTTGGTGGCACTGCGCTGTAAGGGGTACACTCCGGAGGAACTCGCCGGTTTCGTCGACGGGATGATGGAGCATGCGATGAAGGTGGATCCGGACGTCGAGAGACTCGTGGATACTGCCGGCACCGGTGGGGACGAATTGGATACCTTCAACGCCAGTACGCTGGCGGGGCTCACCGCGGCTGCGGCCGGTGTACCCGTCGCGAAGCACGGGAACCGCAGCGTCACCAGCGAGTGCGGCAGTGCCGACATTCTGGAGGCCCTCGGTGTGAACATCGAGGCGGGCCCAGATACGGTCAAGCGTTGCATCGAAGAAGCCGGATTCGGGTTCATGTTCGCTCCGAAGTTTCATCCCGCTATGAAAAACGTCATGCCGATACGCCGTAGGCTGGGGATCAGGACGGTCTTCAACGTCCTTGGTCCGCTCACCAACCCCGCCCGGGAACGCATTACCGGGCAGGTTATCGGTGTGTACTCAGAAAACCTGCTGGACCTCGTGGCCGGTGCCCTTGCGGAACTCGGGGTTCGAAGGGGACTCGTGGTCTACGGTTTAGACGGCGTCGACGAGCTGAGCGTCACCTGCGAGAACGAGGTAGTGTACGTGGACGACGGGGAGGTAACGGATAGGGATACGGTAGCTCCCGAGGACGTCGGACTGGACCGAGTCGATCCTGTGGATGTCGTGGGTGCGGATCCTGAGACCTCGGCCGAAGAGGCCCGGAAGATCCTGGGTGGCGAGTTATCCGTCGACCACCCGAAGGTTCAGATGACGGCGTTCAACGCGGGTGCGGCTCTATACGTCGGGGAAGCAGTCGGTTCGTTGGAAGATGGAGTTCAGCGCGCACTGGACGTCCTAGAGGAGGGGAGGGCCCTAGAAGTCCTGGAGAAGGTAGTCGACCTCTCTTCCTGACACCCCATATCCCGGACGGTACGTTTCGGACTCTATAACGATTGGTACGAGCGGGGGGCGCTTATCCGCCGTAGTCCTCGATGTAGTCCTCCGGCTTCGGGGGCTCCGGCTTCATACCCTTCCTCTCACGAATCTCCCGAATGATCTGCTCCTCCAACTCCTCGGGCACGCGCTCGTAGCCGGCGTGCTCGGTGGTCCAGATCGCGCGACCTTCCGTGGCCGATCGGATGTCGTTCGCGAATCCGAACATCTCGGCTACGGGTGCCTTACCCTTGACGATGACAGTGTCTCCCTCCTGCTGTATCTCCTCGATGGTGCCTCTACGCCCCTGTATCTCTTTGGTTACGGATCCCATGTAGTCCTGCGGTACGGTCACGTAAATGTACTGCATAGGCTCTAGCAGGTGCGTGTCTGCCAGCAGCATACCGCCGTAGATCGCACGCTTAATAGCCGGGATCACCTGAGCCGGACCTCGATGTACGGGATCCTCGTGGATCTCGGCGTCTACGAGGCTAACCTTCACTCCTCGGCACGGCTCCTTCGCCAGCGGACCCTCCTCCATGGCCTCCTCGAAGCCTTCGATCAGTAGCTCCATCACCTCGTTCAGGTACTGCAGACCAACGGTCTTGTCCAGGAAGAAGTTCGTACCCTTGACGGCTTCGACGGCCTTCGCGTCGTCACGGTCCATGCCGTACTCCATCAGAGTCTCCTCGAGCTCTTTCTTGCTCATATCCTCCGGGTTGAACTTGCCCTCTTCGATAGCCTCCACGATCTCCTTCTCTACGGGCTCCACGGTCACGTAGAACTTGTTGTGCTTGTTCGGGGACTTGCCCTCGACCTCGTCGTCACAGACGCCGAACACGCCTTCCCGGTACACCACGATCGGCTCCGAGACTTTGATGTCCACACCGCGCTCCTTGATCCTGTGGGCGATAATCTCCAGGTGAAGCTCACCCATACCGGAGACCAGGTGCTGTCCGGTTTCCTCGTTGATCTCGACCTTGACTGTCGGATCCTCCTTCGCGATCTGGTGCAGGATCTCGATCAGCTTGGGTAGATCCTGCGTGTTCTTAGCCTCGACGGCCACGGTGACCACGGGCTCGGCGAAGTGCTGCAACTCCTCGAACGGCTCGATCGGGTCCTCCGGGTCGGTCATGGTCTCACCGGCCCACACGTCGCGCAGGCCGGTCACTGCCGCTATGTTACCCGCAGGTACCTCGTCCGTGCGGATACGATCCGGTCCCATGTAGATACCCACCTGCTGCACCCGGGTCTCCTTCTTGGAGCTCGCCAAGTACACCTTCTGACCCTCGCGAATCGTGCCGGAGTACACCCGGCCCGTCGCCACCTCGCCCGCGTGCTCGTCGATCCGGACGTCCGTCACAACCATTGCCAACTTTCCGTTCGGGTCGCACTTCCTCAGCATCTCACCGTCTTCGCTCTCCGGATCGCCCGGCCAGATCTGCTCGATACGGTATTTCTGCGCCGTAATCGGGTCCGGAAGGTGCTTTACTACCATATCCAGCACTACTTGGTACACGGGAGCCTCCTGAGCTAGCTCCTTCTGTTTGTCCTGCTGACAATACTCGATGATGTCCTTGAACGTGATTCCGGTCTTCTCCATGAACGGGAAGCTGATACCCCAACCATAGTACGCGCTTCCGAACGCCACGGAACCGTCCTCGACACTCACCTTCCACTCGTCCTTGAACTCCTCGGGCGCCATCTGCTCGATCATCTTGTTAACTTCGGATATGATCTCCAGGAACCGGTTCTGCATATCTTCAGGGCTCAACTTCAGCTCGTTGATCAACCTGTCCACCTTGTTAATATACAATACTGGCTTCACACGCTCTCGGAGAGCCTGCCGGAGCACGGTTTCCGTTTGTGGCATCACACCTTCGACCGCGCATACGACCACAATCGCGCCGTCCACAGCTCGCATGGCCCGGGTTACGTCACCTGAGAAGTCCACGTGACCTGGGGTATCGATGAGGTTGATCAGGTATTCCTCTCCCTCGTACTCGTGCACCATGCTGACGTTCGCGGCGTCGATCGTGATACCTCGCTCCTGCTCCATCTCGTCGAAGTCCAGCACGAGTTGATCTCCGGCCAGATCCTCCGAGATCATTCCGGCACCGGCTAACAACTGATCGGAGAGCGTGGTTTTTCCGTGGTCGATATGGGCGATGATGCCGATGTTGCGGATCCTCTCCGGCTCGGTCATTAGCTCACGGCACTTCTCGGCCATCTTCTCCTTACGTCCCAAAACCCACGACCCCCTTATCGGGCTGCCTCAGCGATGCGCTCGATCTCCTCTTTACGACGGATGGAGTAACACTCCGTATCGTATCTCGCGGCCGCGATGATTTCCTCAGCCAAGCACTCCTCTATCGGCTTCGGATTGCGGAACGCCCGCTGCTGAGCGCCCTCCGTAATTAGCCGGAGGGCGATGTCCAGCCGCCGCTGCGGCGAGGAGTCGACGGCTTCGTGGTAAGAAATACCCCCGTAAATGATCGTGGTGGTTTCCTCCCTCGGAGCGGCGTTCTCCAGGGCCTGCACCAGAACCTGGATCGGGTTCTCACCGGTCCGCTCGTGGATAATGTCGAACGCCTTCTTGACTATGTTGTATGCGAGGTGCTTCTTGCCGGTGTTCTTTTCAGTCCTCATCACACGGTTGATCAGCCTCTCTACAATCGGCACGTCAGCCTTCCCGAACCGCTTCTTGGCGTGACGACCGCCGGTGTGTGGTAGGTACATCGGTTTCAGACAGATGTAGTCCTTCAGACCTGGGTCCCGAACCTCGACCTCCGTGGGGTCCCACTTGCCGAACACTTTCATCTCGTAGAGTCTGTCCAGGTACGGGTTGCCTTCCAGCTCGGAATACACCACTCGGCGCTCTTTGGTTTCCGCTACTCCTTCTGTCACATCTTCCCTCTCCATCTCTTCGACTTCCTCGGCCAACTCGAACGTCCCCTTAACGCATCGGCTTCTCGATTTTACCTTTCAGTAGCTCGGACAGAGCTACGTCGTTCACCTTCACAACCTTGTATCGGACGCCCGGGATATCTCCCTTAGCTCGACCCTTGGGACCTCCGATACCCTCGATAACTACCTCATCGTGCTCGTCGATGTAGTCGATCGCACCGTCGCCGGGACAGAACGCGGTGACCTGCTTACCGTTCTTGATCAACTGGACGCGCACGCACTTACGGATCGCGGAGTTGGGCTGCTTCGCCTCGACCCCGACCTTCTCTAGCACGATTCCACGCGCCTGAGGTGCGCCCTCCAGCGGGTCCGCCTTCTCGTCGAGCTTCAACATCCTACGTTTGTACTTCTCGTCCTTCCACCTGAACTTCTTACGCTTCTCCCTGAGCTTACGGGCCGCGAACTCCCCAGCTGGACTCTTCTTGCCCGGCATGAGCGTGAACCCCCAGGATCACGTGACGACGATATCGTGGATTCCATGGTGTCTCCTCGCGAGGATCCGTGCCTTCTTTATGTTCCTTCCCCCTTTACCGATAACCCGGCCTCTCTCGGACTCCGGCACGTCCACTATCGCTACTTTCTTGTTCCCGCGCTCCGTCACCCGAACGCTCTTCACGCGCGCCGGAAACAGGGCGTTTCGGATGAACTTCTCCGGATCCTCGGAGTGCTCCACGACTTCTACATCCATCCCGAGCTGTTCCTGAACTCGACGTACGTTCTGACCCTTCTTACCGATCGCCAATCCTATCTGTCCTTCCTTTACCACGAAGATCGCTCTGTTGTGCTCGTCGTCGATCACGCAGTCCAACACGTGCGCCCCGGTTAGGCTCTCGAAGAGCGCAATCATACGGATCTGTTCGGTTTCCAGTTTAACCGCCAAGGTTTTTCACCCCTTTTAACTCGGTGCGGCTCCCTCTTCCATAGCCTTACGGACCGTAGCGATAAGGTCCGACTCACCGTCGTCCAGGACAGCCATTGAAGCTACCACGTGTGGCCTAC
Above is a window of Methanopyrus sp. SNP6 DNA encoding:
- a CDS encoding NusA-like transcription termination signal-binding factor, coding for MAVKLETEQIRMIALFESLTGAHVLDCVIDDEHNRAIFVVKEGQIGLAIGKKGQNVRRVQEQLGMDVEVVEHSEDPEKFIRNALFPARVKSVRVTERGNKKVAIVDVPESERGRVIGKGGRNIKKARILARRHHGIHDIVVT
- a CDS encoding 30S ribosomal protein S12; the protein is MPGKKSPAGEFAARKLREKRKKFRWKDEKYKRRMLKLDEKADPLEGAPQARGIVLEKVGVEAKQPNSAIRKCVRVQLIKNGKQVTAFCPGDGAIDYIDEHDEVVIEGIGGPKGRAKGDIPGVRYKVVKVNDVALSELLKGKIEKPMR
- a CDS encoding elongation factor EF-2, which produces MGRKEKMAEKCRELMTEPERIRNIGIIAHIDHGKTTLSDQLLAGAGMISEDLAGDQLVLDFDEMEQERGITIDAANVSMVHEYEGEEYLINLIDTPGHVDFSGDVTRAMRAVDGAIVVVCAVEGVMPQTETVLRQALRERVKPVLYINKVDRLINELKLSPEDMQNRFLEIISEVNKMIEQMAPEEFKDEWKVSVEDGSVAFGSAYYGWGISFPFMEKTGITFKDIIEYCQQDKQKELAQEAPVYQVVLDMVVKHLPDPITAQKYRIEQIWPGDPESEDGEMLRKCDPNGKLAMVVTDVRIDEHAGEVATGRVYSGTIREGQKVYLASSKKETRVQQVGIYMGPDRIRTDEVPAGNIAAVTGLRDVWAGETMTDPEDPIEPFEELQHFAEPVVTVAVEAKNTQDLPKLIEILHQIAKEDPTVKVEINEETGQHLVSGMGELHLEIIAHRIKERGVDIKVSEPIVVYREGVFGVCDDEVEGKSPNKHNKFYVTVEPVEKEIVEAIEEGKFNPEDMSKKELEETLMEYGMDRDDAKAVEAVKGTNFFLDKTVGLQYLNEVMELLIEGFEEAMEEGPLAKEPCRGVKVSLVDAEIHEDPVHRGPAQVIPAIKRAIYGGMLLADTHLLEPMQYIYVTVPQDYMGSVTKEIQGRRGTIEEIQQEGDTVIVKGKAPVAEMFGFANDIRSATEGRAIWTTEHAGYERVPEELEEQIIREIRERKGMKPEPPKPEDYIEDYGG
- a CDS encoding 30S ribosomal protein S7 — protein: MKVFGKWDPTEVEVRDPGLKDYICLKPMYLPHTGGRHAKKRFGKADVPIVERLINRVMRTEKNTGKKHLAYNIVKKAFDIIHERTGENPIQVLVQALENAAPREETTTIIYGGISYHEAVDSSPQRRLDIALRLITEGAQQRAFRNPKPIEECLAEEIIAAARYDTECYSIRRKEEIERIAEAAR
- the trpD gene encoding anthranilate phosphoribosyltransferase, with the translated sequence MSVLEKIIRGSDLDREEARDLMCQIVGGELSDVEIAGILVALRCKGYTPEELAGFVDGMMEHAMKVDPDVERLVDTAGTGGDELDTFNASTLAGLTAAAAGVPVAKHGNRSVTSECGSADILEALGVNIEAGPDTVKRCIEEAGFGFMFAPKFHPAMKNVMPIRRRLGIRTVFNVLGPLTNPARERITGQVIGVYSENLLDLVAGALAELGVRRGLVVYGLDGVDELSVTCENEVVYVDDGEVTDRDTVAPEDVGLDRVDPVDVVGADPETSAEEARKILGGELSVDHPKVQMTAFNAGAALYVGEAVGSLEDGVQRALDVLEEGRALEVLEKVVDLSS